From Mannheimia pernigra, one genomic window encodes:
- a CDS encoding ATP-grasp domain-containing protein: MKLMIVLQDLVIFRSNWANLVSEDQHILLITSNTGLLSLGSNKPYFNNIIVAEPYLFENISQNLSDFLSTHSYSLDNIRILCNDEYLLPLAARVRDNFNIIGDKLIDILKFTNKITMKEKIADQIKLPKYIQHTSQKYHSLESYLTEIINYLSLPIIAKPTNLAACDGVVKITYKEELEKWLLENKESENYELDEYVDGTLYHIDSIIQDNKVLSVFIGQYSSPVAEFLMGKPNGTILLSYEDKDYLKLIKFNQSVLNAMGNLPNCVTHLEVFINDKGEAIFLEIAARAAGGMIPQMYQKAFNIHIEEIHFKLQMEKDIYIPNSLNSYVAWLWFPKKEGKYLNKSAELLINSDYTTFWDVDEETPQTEVNSIRDRIGGVMIENKDLYQLKKDFYWLCHHYEPYK; this comes from the coding sequence ATGAAATTAATGATTGTTTTGCAAGATCTTGTGATTTTCCGCTCAAATTGGGCAAATCTGGTTTCAGAAGATCAGCACATCTTGTTGATTACAAGTAATACAGGGTTATTATCTTTAGGTAGTAATAAACCTTATTTTAATAATATTATCGTTGCTGAACCTTACTTATTTGAAAATATTTCACAAAACTTATCGGATTTTTTATCTACCCATTCTTATTCTCTTGATAATATTCGTATTCTCTGTAATGACGAATATTTACTCCCTTTAGCTGCTAGAGTTAGAGATAATTTTAATATTATCGGTGATAAATTAATTGATATTTTAAAGTTTACCAATAAAATTACAATGAAGGAGAAAATTGCTGATCAGATTAAATTACCTAAATATATTCAACATACCTCACAAAAATACCATTCATTAGAAAGTTATCTCACTGAAATTATTAATTATCTTTCTTTGCCAATTATCGCAAAACCAACAAACTTAGCCGCTTGTGATGGTGTAGTTAAGATAACCTACAAAGAAGAACTTGAAAAATGGCTATTAGAAAATAAAGAGTCTGAAAACTATGAATTGGATGAATATGTTGATGGGACGCTTTATCATATTGATTCGATTATTCAAGATAATAAGGTTTTATCAGTCTTTATTGGTCAGTACTCTTCACCTGTTGCTGAATTTTTAATGGGTAAACCAAATGGTACAATTCTACTTTCTTATGAAGATAAAGATTACTTAAAACTTATTAAGTTTAATCAGTCAGTTTTAAATGCAATGGGAAATTTGCCAAATTGTGTTACTCATTTAGAAGTATTCATTAATGATAAAGGAGAGGCTATTTTCTTGGAAATCGCAGCAAGGGCTGCTGGAGGAATGATTCCACAAATGTATCAAAAAGCCTTTAATATTCATATTGAAGAGATTCATTTTAAACTTCAGATGGAAAAAGATATTTATATTCCAAACAGTTTGAATAGTTATGTTGCTTGGTTATGGTTCCCTAAAAAAGAAGGAAAGTACTTAAATAAATCAGCAGAATTGTTGATTAATAGTGACTATACAACATTTTGGGATGTTGATGAAGAAACACCTCAAACAGAAGTAAACTCTATTAGAGATAGAATAGGGGGTGTTATGATAGAAAATAAAGATTTATATCAATTAAAAAAAGATTTCTATTGGTTATGTCATCACTATGAACCTTATAAATAG
- the fkpA gene encoding FKBP-type peptidyl-prolyl cis-trans isomerase, translated as MLKTKLSAIAVIASAVLATNAMAEEKANPKFIDESSYAVGVLMGKNINGVIESQKEIFTYNQDRILDGVQDTLKKTGKLTDEDLQKQLKSLDVYLSAKEAQINEEKTKVTVAAGDKFRTDYKKQSGVKETSSGLLYKIEKAGEGESPKPQDTVKVHYKGTLTDGTVFDSSYERGEPIEFQLNQLIPAWIEAIPMLKKGGKMEIVVPPKLGYGERTAGKIPANSTLKFEIELLDFKAAEAKK; from the coding sequence ATGTTAAAAACTAAGTTATCTGCAATTGCCGTTATTGCAAGTGCTGTTTTGGCAACAAATGCAATGGCTGAAGAAAAAGCTAATCCAAAGTTTATTGATGAGTCATCTTATGCGGTTGGCGTATTAATGGGTAAAAATATCAATGGTGTAATTGAATCACAAAAAGAAATTTTTACCTATAATCAAGATAGAATTTTAGATGGTGTACAAGATACGTTAAAGAAAACAGGTAAATTGACGGATGAAGATTTACAAAAGCAGTTAAAATCTTTAGATGTTTATTTATCAGCAAAAGAAGCTCAAATTAATGAAGAAAAAACTAAAGTAACTGTTGCCGCAGGTGATAAATTCCGCACTGATTATAAAAAACAGTCAGGTGTGAAAGAAACATCTTCGGGCTTGTTATACAAAATTGAAAAAGCAGGCGAAGGCGAATCGCCAAAACCACAAGATACCGTTAAAGTTCACTATAAAGGCACTTTAACAGATGGCACCGTTTTTGATAGCTCTTATGAGCGTGGTGAGCCGATTGAATTTCAATTAAATCAATTAATTCCTGCGTGGATTGAAGCTATTCCGATGTTGAAAAAAGGTGGCAAAATGGAAATTGTTGTTCCACCTAAATTGGGTTATGGCGAGCGTACAGCTGGCAAAATTCCAGCAAATTCAACCTTAAAATTTGAAATTGAATTATTAGATTTCAAAGCAGCAGAAGCCAAAAAATAA
- the tusD gene encoding sulfurtransferase complex subunit TusD: MEYVLAVKSPVYGSQGAFLAYQVAEELLQAKHIIRQVFFFQEGVSNANALVNPASDEINLVLKWKKLAELHRLQLHLCIAAAQRRGVVDEQTTAISTTNLAQGFTLAGLGEFSQAVLKADRVLTF, translated from the coding sequence ATGGAGTATGTTCTAGCGGTAAAATCACCCGTTTATGGATCGCAAGGGGCGTTTTTAGCCTATCAAGTGGCGGAAGAGTTATTGCAAGCAAAACATATCATTCGCCAAGTATTCTTTTTTCAAGAAGGGGTGAGCAATGCTAATGCGTTGGTTAATCCAGCAAGTGATGAAATTAATTTAGTCCTAAAATGGAAAAAATTAGCCGAATTACACCGCTTGCAACTGCATTTATGTATTGCTGCTGCTCAACGTAGGGGCGTGGTGGATGAACAAACTACAGCTATTTCAACAACTAATTTAGCTCAAGGATTTACCCTTGCAGGACTGGGCGAATTCAGCCAAGCTGTATTAAAAGCCGACAGAGTGCTCACATTTTAA
- a CDS encoding 3-keto-L-gulonate-6-phosphate decarboxylase UlaD produces MSKPLLQIALDSLSLEKAVADAKQAENLVEIIECGTILAFAEGMKAISTLRALHPNHIIVCDLKTTDGGAILAKMAFEAGADWLTVSAAAHPATKAACKKVADEFNAAHPELKVKKEIQIEIYGNWTVEKDAKEWVELGVTQAIYHRSRDAELAGKGWTAEDIELMKQLSDLGIEVSITGGIVPEDIHLFKEIKNAKAFIAGRALVGEKGKQTAEAIRAEIDKYWV; encoded by the coding sequence ATGTCAAAACCCTTACTACAAATCGCATTAGATTCACTCAGTTTAGAAAAAGCTGTTGCGGATGCAAAACAAGCTGAAAATTTAGTAGAAATCATAGAGTGTGGCACAATTTTAGCCTTTGCAGAAGGTATGAAAGCCATTTCTACCTTACGTGCATTACACCCAAATCACATCATTGTGTGCGATCTAAAAACCACCGACGGTGGTGCAATTTTAGCTAAAATGGCGTTTGAAGCAGGTGCAGATTGGCTCACTGTTTCTGCCGCTGCTCACCCAGCAACCAAAGCTGCTTGTAAAAAAGTGGCTGATGAGTTCAATGCAGCTCACCCAGAACTCAAAGTGAAAAAAGAGATTCAAATTGAGATCTACGGCAACTGGACAGTTGAAAAAGACGCCAAAGAGTGGGTGGAATTAGGGGTTACGCAAGCAATTTATCATCGCTCTCGTGATGCAGAATTAGCAGGTAAAGGCTGGACAGCAGAAGATATCGAGTTAATGAAGCAACTGTCTGATTTAGGCATTGAGGTCTCTATCACGGGTGGTATTGTGCCAGAAGATATTCACTTGTTCAAAGAAATTAAAAATGCCAAAGCCTTTATTGCCGGTCGTGCATTAGTGGGTGAAAAAGGTAAACAAACCGCTGAAGCGATTCGTGCAGAAATTGATAAGTATTGGGTATAG
- a CDS encoding SlyX family protein, with translation MDNNRTLSARITELETKVAFQEQIIEELNQALIEQQFSINKLQTQIRHIAEKLKGVQISPVASRAEETPPPHY, from the coding sequence ATGGATAATAATCGTACATTATCGGCAAGAATTACCGAGTTGGAAACGAAAGTTGCCTTCCAAGAACAGATTATCGAGGAATTAAATCAAGCATTAATTGAGCAACAATTTTCGATAAATAAACTACAAACCCAAATTCGCCATATTGCTGAAAAATTAAAAGGGGTACAGATAAGCCCAGTTGCCTCAAGAGCTGAAGAAACGCCTCCGCCTCACTATTAA
- a CDS encoding helix-turn-helix transcriptional regulator, translating to MTKKFTPFSDEDHAILASYFPIVDGIAALIGEHCEIVLHSLEFLEHSAIYIANGHNTNRKIGSPINDRALKSLHHMATDSVSKPYFTKVKGGVLMKSITVAIRNGKQHVIGLLCININLDVPTSQFLASFIAPQDEAADVTFASSIEDLVAQTIQTTIDDVMVDRNTSNNNKNRQIVISLFEKGIFDIKDAINQVAEKLAISRHTVYLYIRQIKQPENGDSD from the coding sequence ATGACCAAAAAATTCACCCCTTTTTCTGATGAAGATCATGCCATTCTGGCGTCCTATTTTCCGATTGTAGATGGCATTGCCGCGCTTATTGGTGAGCATTGCGAGATAGTGTTGCATTCATTAGAATTTCTTGAACATTCCGCTATTTACATAGCAAACGGACATAACACCAATCGTAAAATTGGTTCGCCCATTAACGATCGAGCACTAAAATCATTGCATCATATGGCAACCGATAGCGTTTCTAAACCGTATTTCACGAAGGTGAAAGGTGGTGTGTTGATGAAATCGATCACGGTGGCTATTCGTAACGGTAAGCAGCACGTTATCGGACTATTGTGCATTAATATCAATTTAGACGTGCCGACTTCGCAATTTCTGGCTTCTTTTATTGCCCCACAAGATGAAGCTGCAGATGTGACTTTTGCAAGCTCAATAGAAGATTTAGTTGCTCAAACGATTCAAACAACCATTGATGATGTTATGGTAGATCGCAATACTTCCAACAATAATAAAAATCGCCAAATTGTGATTTCGCTGTTTGAAAAAGGCATTTTTGATATTAAAGATGCAATTAACCAAGTGGCAGAAAAATTAGCGATTTCTCGCCATACGGTTTATCTCTATATTCGCCAAATCAAGCAGCCAGAAAATGGAGATAGCGATTAA
- a CDS encoding KamA family radical SAM protein — protein sequence MKNIDVKFLDDTRFAEKLTPYLKKLSEKSEAIREMYYFNAEYENIHADLSVDLLNEKKSSPVFGTVKKYDGQILVLLSYTCAANCRYCERQDRVGVGLDVEGRLRLEQIDDIVEYIKDDPSIYEVIASGGDPLTNPHGLKYLFEKLKDIEHVKVLRIHTRFPLQNPDKVRLDILKDIANCKPTMYLSLHIDHPDELQPEVIELISQFRRMGYILLCQTVFLKGINDSVSILKKLFLTLFQLGVRPYYIYHGQEVTSTTRFVMSIQDEIDIMTVLRNELSGLAFPQHVIDIPNASGKVVFPSNHWKYDTNTVVDFLGKKISTLNWQEEK from the coding sequence ATGAAAAATATTGATGTTAAATTTTTAGATGATACAAGATTTGCAGAAAAATTAACTCCTTATCTTAAGAAGCTGTCTGAAAAAAGTGAAGCTATTCGAGAAATGTACTATTTTAATGCTGAATATGAAAATATTCATGCTGATCTTAGTGTTGATTTATTAAATGAAAAGAAATCATCTCCTGTATTTGGTACAGTGAAAAAATATGATGGGCAAATATTAGTACTACTATCGTATACTTGTGCAGCTAACTGTAGATATTGTGAGAGGCAGGATCGAGTTGGTGTAGGATTAGATGTCGAAGGACGGCTAAGATTAGAGCAAATAGATGATATTGTAGAATATATCAAAGACGATCCATCAATTTATGAAGTTATTGCTAGTGGCGGAGATCCTTTAACTAACCCACATGGATTAAAATATTTATTTGAGAAATTAAAAGATATTGAGCATGTTAAGGTTCTTAGAATACATACTAGATTCCCTCTACAAAATCCAGATAAAGTTAGGTTAGATATATTAAAAGATATAGCTAATTGCAAACCAACAATGTATTTAAGCTTACATATTGATCATCCTGATGAGCTTCAACCAGAGGTTATAGAATTAATATCACAATTTAGACGTATGGGATATATATTATTATGCCAAACTGTCTTTCTTAAAGGCATAAATGATAGTGTTAGTATATTAAAAAAGCTATTTTTGACACTTTTCCAATTAGGAGTCAGACCATATTACATATATCATGGTCAGGAAGTTACTTCAACTACTAGATTTGTAATGTCTATTCAAGATGAAATCGATATTATGACTGTATTAAGAAATGAGTTATCTGGTTTAGCATTTCCTCAACATGTAATAGATATTCCAAATGCCTCAGGAAAAGTTGTTTTTCCTAGTAATCATTGGAAATATGATACAAATACTGTTGTAGATTTTTTAGGGAAAAAGATCAGTACTTTGAATTGGCAAGAGGAAAAATAG
- a CDS encoding C-terminal binding protein → MKKILIIDSIYEKHFSDLQIEKDILHGYDLDLLHVKSLMDIPISLLSQADGIILWGCASSIDLNSKIIDMLEKCKIIVKAAVGFENIDIDYARFKNIPVYNIPDYGTEEVADHATALLLSLNRKITLLNSHVKENIWEWINAKEIPRLRGKSLGIIGFGRIGQALALRAKPFGLKIGFYDPIVNSGIDKSLGVFRYENIENLLSESDFISIHCSLNQSSYHLINTNNIECIKKGAVLINTARGAIVSTSALKLLLEEEIISFAGFDVLENEPNVDLDIVNHKSVVVTPHSAFYSSEAFLEMRQKSSKLLLDFYNGKCLRDKVN, encoded by the coding sequence ATGAAGAAAATACTTATTATTGATTCTATTTATGAAAAACATTTTAGTGATTTACAGATAGAGAAAGACATATTACATGGTTATGATTTAGATTTATTACATGTGAAAAGTTTAATGGATATACCAATAAGTTTACTTTCCCAAGCTGATGGCATTATTTTATGGGGTTGTGCATCTAGTATTGATTTGAATAGTAAAATTATTGATATGTTGGAAAAATGTAAGATTATTGTAAAAGCAGCAGTTGGGTTTGAAAATATTGATATTGATTATGCGAGATTCAAAAATATTCCTGTTTATAATATTCCAGATTATGGTACAGAAGAAGTTGCTGATCATGCAACGGCATTACTACTTTCATTAAATAGAAAAATTACTTTATTAAACTCTCATGTTAAAGAAAATATTTGGGAATGGATAAATGCTAAAGAAATTCCAAGGTTAAGAGGGAAAAGTCTAGGGATTATCGGTTTTGGTAGAATAGGTCAAGCTCTTGCATTAAGAGCGAAGCCATTTGGATTAAAAATAGGTTTTTATGATCCTATTGTAAATAGTGGTATAGATAAATCTCTAGGCGTATTTAGATACGAGAATATAGAGAATTTACTATCAGAGTCAGATTTTATATCTATTCACTGCTCTTTGAATCAAAGCTCATATCATTTGATAAATACGAATAATATAGAATGTATCAAAAAGGGGGCTGTTCTTATAAATACTGCTAGGGGTGCTATAGTTTCAACAAGTGCATTAAAATTGTTATTAGAAGAAGAAATTATTTCTTTCGCTGGTTTCGATGTACTAGAGAATGAACCAAATGTAGATCTAGATATTGTTAATCATAAATCTGTAGTAGTAACTCCACATTCTGCATTTTATTCTTCGGAGGCGTTTTTAGAAATGAGACAGAAATCATCAAAGTTATTACTTGATTTTTATAATGGTAAATGTCTTAGAGATAAAGTTAATTAA
- a CDS encoding PTS sugar transporter subunit IIA yields the protein MNLKQSLIENNSILLNQKAANWKEAIKLGTDLLEKSGAIEPLYYDNIISKIEEMGPYIILAPGLAMPHARPEEGVVKTSFALVTLVEPVYFDGEDEPVSVLFTLAGSDSDRHMQGLMEITQVLDDEESETGVNLEKVLACKTADDVYVMIDNALNG from the coding sequence ATGAACTTAAAACAATCTCTTATTGAAAACAATTCAATTCTTCTTAATCAAAAAGCAGCAAACTGGAAAGAAGCAATTAAACTAGGTACAGATCTACTTGAAAAATCTGGGGCTATTGAACCTCTTTACTACGATAACATTATCAGCAAAATTGAAGAAATGGGACCTTACATCATTCTTGCTCCAGGACTGGCAATGCCACACGCACGTCCTGAAGAAGGTGTGGTTAAAACGTCATTTGCGTTAGTCACTTTGGTAGAACCTGTCTATTTCGATGGCGAAGATGAGCCTGTTTCTGTGTTATTTACCCTGGCAGGGAGCGATTCAGACCGCCATATGCAAGGTTTGATGGAAATTACCCAAGTTTTAGACGATGAAGAGAGTGAAACAGGGGTAAATTTAGAAAAAGTCTTAGCCTGTAAAACTGCTGATGATGTTTATGTAATGATTGATAACGCATTGAACGGCTAG
- a CDS encoding glycerate kinase, whose product MKIVIAPDSFKESLTALEVAKAIQTGFSRIFPNADYELVPMADGGEGSVQSLIDATNGNLQKISVKSPLVNQVEAFFGLSGDKKTAFIEMAAASGLHLVPNEQRNPLITTSYGTGELIKAALNCGVEKILLGIGGSATNDGGVGMLQALGVKFLNAKKQEIDFGGEALSQIQQIDLSGLDKRLSQVAFEVACDVDNPLCGEQGASAIFGPQKGATPEMVETLDNALRHFAEQAQTQLGVEIADKAGAGAAGGMGGGLLLLPNVTLRSGVNIIIETTHLAEKIADADLVITGEGRMDAQSIAGKTPIGVAKIAKQFNKPVIAIAGSLREDYPVVYQHGIDAVFPIIRQLNSLEETLKLGKENLISASANVARVWKMATAK is encoded by the coding sequence ATGAAGATTGTAATTGCTCCCGACTCATTTAAAGAGAGCCTGACCGCTTTAGAGGTGGCGAAGGCTATTCAAACGGGGTTTTCCCGCATTTTCCCGAATGCTGATTATGAGCTTGTACCGATGGCAGACGGTGGCGAAGGCTCGGTACAATCGCTGATTGATGCTACCAACGGCAATTTGCAAAAAATCAGCGTAAAATCACCGCTTGTAAACCAAGTTGAAGCCTTTTTCGGGCTATCAGGTGATAAAAAAACGGCTTTTATTGAAATGGCCGCGGCAAGTGGCTTACATCTTGTGCCAAATGAACAGCGAAATCCACTGATTACCACCAGCTACGGCACAGGCGAGCTGATTAAAGCAGCGCTCAATTGTGGCGTGGAAAAAATCCTTCTCGGCATTGGTGGCAGTGCGACAAACGATGGCGGAGTAGGCATGTTGCAAGCCTTAGGGGTAAAATTCCTCAATGCGAAAAAGCAAGAAATCGACTTTGGAGGCGAAGCATTAAGTCAAATCCAGCAGATTGATTTAAGCGGCTTAGACAAACGTTTATCTCAAGTCGCTTTTGAAGTCGCCTGTGATGTAGATAATCCGTTATGTGGCGAGCAAGGGGCTTCTGCCATTTTCGGACCGCAGAAAGGGGCAACGCCTGAAATGGTGGAAACCTTAGATAATGCTCTCCGCCATTTTGCTGAGCAAGCTCAAACACAACTTGGCGTTGAAATTGCGGATAAAGCAGGAGCAGGGGCAGCAGGTGGAATGGGTGGCGGTTTATTACTGCTACCAAATGTTACACTTCGCTCAGGCGTGAACATTATTATTGAAACCACTCATCTTGCCGAAAAAATAGCTGATGCGGATTTAGTGATTACAGGTGAAGGCAGAATGGATGCCCAATCCATCGCAGGTAAAACCCCGATTGGCGTTGCCAAAATCGCCAAGCAGTTTAATAAACCTGTAATTGCGATTGCAGGCTCACTGAGAGAGGATTATCCTGTGGTTTATCAACACGGCATTGATGCGGTTTTCCCGATTATTCGCCAACTCAATAGCCTTGAAGAAACCCTCAAGCTCGGTAAAGAAAATCTGATTTCAGCTAGCGCAAATGTAGCAAGAGTATGGAAAATGGCAACTGCTAAATAA
- the aphA gene encoding acid phosphatase AphA — translation MKFSRTFLFTLLSTALVCTVQAAPKEPYTQPGFDTRSIEKQQAPIHWVSVEQIKASLEGKPPMNVSFDIDDTVLASSGCFYYGKEKYSPNDYSYLKNQDFWDEINAGCDKYSIPKEAARELINMHQERGDKIFFITGRTAGKDDQLTPLLAKTFGIKDMQPVNFMGGHGVDQLKTKFNKTAGILKHNVQLHYGDSDDDILAAKEAGIRGIRLLRATNSTYLPFPQAGGYGEEVLINSSY, via the coding sequence ATGAAATTCTCTCGTACTTTTCTATTCACTTTACTATCAACTGCCTTAGTATGTACTGTTCAAGCAGCACCAAAAGAACCATACACTCAACCAGGTTTTGACACTCGTAGCATTGAAAAACAACAAGCACCAATTCATTGGGTTTCAGTCGAGCAAATCAAAGCAAGCCTTGAAGGAAAGCCGCCAATGAATGTTAGTTTTGATATTGATGATACTGTATTGGCAAGTAGCGGTTGTTTCTATTATGGTAAAGAAAAATATTCACCAAATGATTACAGCTATCTGAAAAATCAAGATTTCTGGGATGAAATCAATGCAGGTTGTGATAAATATTCTATTCCAAAAGAGGCTGCCCGTGAACTTATTAATATGCATCAAGAGCGAGGAGATAAAATTTTCTTTATTACAGGGCGTACAGCCGGTAAAGATGATCAATTAACACCATTGTTAGCAAAAACATTTGGCATTAAAGATATGCAGCCGGTGAATTTTATGGGTGGACACGGCGTAGATCAACTTAAAACTAAATTTAATAAAACGGCAGGCATTTTAAAACATAATGTACAGTTACATTATGGCGATAGTGATGATGACATTCTTGCAGCAAAAGAGGCGGGTATTCGTGGTATTCGTTTATTGCGTGCAACCAATTCAACTTATTTACCGTTCCCACAAGCAGGTGGATATGGTGAAGAAGTTTTAATTAATTCTAGTTATTAA
- the rimO gene encoding 30S ribosomal protein S12 methylthiotransferase RimO, which produces MSDSPNIGFISLGCPKNLVDSERILTELRADGYNIIPSYEDADLVIVNTCGFIDSAVQESLESIGEALEANGKVIVTGCLGAKENQIREVHPKVLEITGPHSYEAVMTHVHKYVPKPEFNPYTSLVPKQGVKLTPKHYAYLKISEGCDHRCTFCIIPSMRGDLASRPIVQVLDEAKRLVDAGVKELLIVSQDTSAYSLDRKKEAATKTVFWNGMPIKSNLMTLCEHLGSMGVWVRLHYVYPYPHVDDLIPLMATGKILPYLDIPLQHASPKILKAMKRPGSIERTLERIKKWREICPELTLRSTFIVGFPGETEEDFQLLLDFLKEAQLDRVGCFKFSPVDGAVATDMQDQVPEEVKEERFHRFMQLQQQISAKRLQTKIGKTLQVIIDEIDDDGIVGRSMADAPEIDGMVYVDNLENKAVSVGQIISVTITNADEYDLWGTLN; this is translated from the coding sequence ATGAGTGATTCCCCAAATATTGGTTTTATCAGCTTAGGCTGCCCTAAAAATTTAGTTGATTCCGAACGTATTTTAACCGAGCTACGTGCTGACGGTTACAACATTATTCCAAGCTATGAAGACGCGGATTTAGTGATTGTAAACACCTGTGGTTTTATTGATTCTGCAGTGCAAGAATCACTTGAAAGCATTGGCGAAGCATTAGAAGCAAATGGAAAAGTGATCGTAACTGGCTGTTTAGGGGCAAAAGAGAACCAAATTCGCGAAGTTCACCCCAAAGTGTTGGAAATTACAGGCCCACACAGCTATGAAGCGGTAATGACTCACGTCCATAAATATGTACCAAAACCTGAATTTAACCCATACACCAGCCTTGTGCCAAAACAGGGGGTGAAGCTCACGCCGAAACATTACGCCTACTTAAAAATTTCAGAAGGCTGCGATCATCGTTGTACTTTCTGCATTATTCCCTCAATGCGTGGTGATTTGGCAAGCCGCCCTATCGTGCAAGTGTTAGATGAAGCCAAACGCTTGGTTGATGCTGGTGTAAAAGAGCTGTTAATCGTCTCTCAAGACACTTCAGCTTACTCATTAGATCGTAAAAAAGAGGCTGCAACCAAAACCGTTTTCTGGAATGGTATGCCAATAAAAAGCAACTTAATGACACTGTGTGAGCACTTAGGCTCAATGGGGGTTTGGGTACGCTTGCATTATGTTTATCCATATCCCCACGTAGATGATTTAATTCCTCTGATGGCGACAGGAAAAATTTTGCCGTATTTGGATATTCCACTGCAACACGCTAGCCCGAAAATTTTAAAAGCGATGAAACGCCCAGGCTCAATTGAAAGAACGCTTGAACGTATCAAAAAATGGCGTGAAATCTGTCCAGAATTAACGCTACGCTCAACATTTATTGTCGGCTTTCCAGGTGAAACAGAGGAAGATTTCCAACTGTTACTTGATTTCTTAAAAGAAGCACAGCTTGACCGTGTCGGTTGCTTTAAATTCAGCCCTGTAGATGGTGCGGTTGCAACCGATATGCAAGATCAAGTGCCCGAAGAAGTAAAAGAAGAACGCTTTCACCGCTTTATGCAATTACAACAACAAATTTCAGCCAAACGTTTACAAACAAAGATCGGTAAAACGTTACAAGTCATTATTGATGAGATTGATGACGATGGTATTGTAGGACGCTCAATGGCGGATGCCCCAGAAATTGATGGCATGGTCTATGTGGATAACCTTGAAAATAAAGCGGTAAGCGTTGGTCAAATTATATCCGTCACTATTACCAATGCAGATGAATATGATCTATGGGGAACGCTTAACTAA
- the mtnN gene encoding 5'-methylthioadenosine/S-adenosylhomocysteine nucleosidase — protein sequence MKIGIIGAMAQEVEILRNLMVDPKTTELTNCKIYEGNINNTCIALLQSGIGKVSAAMGTTLLIQLTQPDIIINTGSAGGLNPTLNVGDILISTEVRHHDVDVTAFGYEIGQLPQNPAAFKPNEQLVKLAQKEAKKAGFNVVSGLICSGDAFINGNEKINEIRQNFPNVVAVEMEAAAIAQVCHGFNVPFVIVRAVSDVADKKSHLSFEEFLPLAAEKSSAIVLAMLNDIN from the coding sequence ATGAAAATTGGTATTATTGGTGCAATGGCACAAGAAGTTGAAATTTTACGCAATTTAATGGTCGATCCGAAAACGACTGAATTAACCAACTGTAAAATTTATGAAGGAAATATAAATAACACTTGTATCGCATTATTACAATCGGGCATTGGTAAAGTATCTGCAGCAATGGGAACAACCTTACTTATCCAACTTACTCAACCCGATATAATTATTAACACAGGATCTGCTGGTGGCTTGAATCCAACCTTAAATGTGGGTGATATTTTAATTTCAACCGAAGTACGCCATCACGATGTTGATGTAACCGCATTCGGCTATGAGATCGGACAATTACCACAAAATCCCGCAGCATTTAAACCAAATGAACAATTAGTCAAATTAGCCCAAAAAGAAGCCAAAAAAGCAGGCTTTAACGTCGTTTCAGGTTTAATTTGTAGTGGCGATGCCTTCATTAATGGCAACGAAAAAATCAACGAAATCCGCCAAAATTTTCCAAATGTGGTGGCAGTGGAAATGGAAGCCGCAGCAATTGCACAAGTTTGCCACGGCTTTAATGTGCCATTTGTCATTGTTAGAGCTGTTTCTGATGTGGCAGATAAAAAATCTCATCTTTCCTTTGAGGAATTCTTACCTTTAGCCGCAGAGAAATCATCTGCTATTGTGCTGGCAATGCTTAACGATATTAATTAA